The Bos indicus x Bos taurus breed Angus x Brahman F1 hybrid chromosome 25, Bos_hybrid_MaternalHap_v2.0, whole genome shotgun sequence genome has a window encoding:
- the TNP2 gene encoding nuclear transition protein 2, which translates to MRAEGFVPRWATSVTYPPVAGAITIGPNYITRGCQGLCEAGSARRGGGGGGPCPSKRGRPPPMDTKTQSLPNTHAQPHSNSRPQSHACHHCSCSQHCQSRSRSRSCRSRSSSRRPRSHRSPTGRQGQSPGPSPPLRRHRHTMHSHQCPSRPVTHSCSHSKNRKNLEGKVIKRKQVKRSKQVYKRKRQSSGRKYN; encoded by the exons ATGAGGGCAGAGGGCTTTGTTCCCCGTTGGGCCACATCTGTTACATACCCCCCTGTGGCCGGTGCCATCACAATCGGGCCCAACTATATAACCAGGGGCTGCCAGGGCCTCTGTGAAGCTGGGTCTgccagaagaggaggaggaggcggcggcccCTGCCCCTCTAAGCGAGGCCGCCCCCCACCCATGGACACCAAGACACAGAGCCTTCCCAACACCCACGCCCAGCCCCACAGCAACTCTCGGCCCCAAAGCCACGCCTGCCACCACTGCAGCTGCAGCCAGCACTGCCAGAGCCGCAGCCGCAGCCGCAGCTGCCGCAGCCGCAGCTCCAGCCGGCGCCCGAGGAGCCACCGCAGCCCCACTGGCCGCCAGGGCCAGAGCCCAGGCCCCAGCCCTCCTCTGAGGCGCCACAGACACACCATGCACTCCCACCAGTGTCCCTCGCGGCCCGTCACCCACTCTTGCAGCCACTCCAAGAACAGAAAGAACTTGGAGGGAAAGGTGATCAAGAGGAAGCAGGTCAAGAGGAGCAAGCAGGTGTACaaaagaaagaggcagagctCAG GACGGAAGTACAACTGA